DNA sequence from the Nicotiana tomentosiformis chromosome 3, ASM39032v3, whole genome shotgun sequence genome:
ttgcggaaatgtccgtacttatcttcgagaggctatagggtgttagaaaaattctctttcttcatctgctatcgtgcaattgatattgtgctaagtatctttctattgatctctcacagatggagagaacacgtgTGGCAGATGTACTAGGTGGTAGAGGAGgggctccccctgttgctagagacCGAGCTAGataggggtgttcgtcggtcggtacgatacggtatttagacatttcggttcggtattttcggtattcggtttcttaaaatgctataccaataccgtacctaattaaattcggtatggttcggttttcTCTTTTcagtttcggtttattcggtcatagactataatattcttaattaatgtACTCAAAAGTACACAATAGAAAatgtttgttgacaaaagttttgtccaaaatcaGGAAATATCAACATAGAGAGAGAGAAAACTGCACATAAAGGAAACAATTTGATCATTTGAAATGTCTtcttacttgcttagagttaattgatgaacttagagaataaaggaaagtaaaattttgattttttttatattcattataattaataatatgtgttttatgtaatataatatatattttggtaCGACATCggtatttctgtattttatttaaaaataccaaataccatacctaataccattTTTTTAAAACCTAAACCAAATActataccgaataccaaaatatcgaatacaaaataccaaaattttcggtttcggtacggtaatttggtatttatcaaattatgcacaaccctagaggtagaggctgagggagggctccagctcttATCAGAGGAAGAGGGTGTCCTTGAGTTTCTCTCATTGTACCACCAGTAGATCTAGTggaggatcctgttattgaggagTAGATGAGATGCCTACATCTCAGACAGCCCCAGCAGATTTCATGACCGCACAGGATTCCAGGAGGTTATGGGCTGTATGTTATGGTTCATGGACTCCATGAtgtaggctggtttatttccaatggacccagccatatctcaggtgggaaggggagcacagactcctactgCTCAAGCTATAGGACACGCTACCGCCATTTATCAGATCCCAGGTGCACTACCTGCGGGCGGGGCCCAACCAGTTACATCGATTATGCCAGAGGCTGTACCAATTGCGACTGTTGATCAGCAGAAGCATCTCAGATGGACTTGACTTCACCTTCTAACTTTGGGGGTGAGGGTAAAAGgaccccaggatttcattgaccgGTGCAAGGATAGTCTACGGAACATGGGGATTTTAGAGTCCAACAGGGTGTACTTCACCACCTTCCGCTTGAGGGCAAAGCCCGCAAATAGTGGCAGGCTTACCTTCTTAGAAGTCGAGCATGTTCACCTtccttgacttgggatcagtttatgCATCTGTTCTTGGAGAAGTACATACCACCTTTTGAGAGACATGAGCTTCGAGGTTAGTTTGAGGGACTCCGTCAGGGTCACATGTTTGTGACCAACTATGAGGCGATATTCACTGAATTGTCTCGCCATGCAGCTATTATACTCCCAACAAATGCAGAGAGGGTACGGAGGTTCATTGCAGGTCTGCACCCTGAGATTCAGGTATCTATGGCTTGTGAAGTAGAGATGGGAACTCCCATTCATCAGGTTGTGGATATAGCTCGGAGGAACAAGTGTGTTCGAAACCGCAATAGAGAGTTCACACTGAGGGACAAGCGGCTCCGGCagtttggaggattcagtggCACCCCACCTGGGGGCAGAGGCTAGTttgaggggtcagtctagtagGCACATGCAGTCAGCACCATTGCCTGCTTGAAGTGCTCTAACATGACCTTACTTCAGTGCCATTCCAGAGAGTACTTTCCGTCCgctagctattcagggttcctccggTGTGTATTTGGGCCATCAGGGTCGGACATCATGTCAGCAGTCCACTGCtctgaggggttgttttgagtgcaggGATCTTGGCCATGTGAAGAGGTTGTTTCCCAGACTTTGGGGCAAGGCTGAGAAGCAGGACCATCGACACATGATTACCATAACAGCTACCACACTACCTGCTAGGCTggccagaggcggagggcaggtggataggggtcgccctagaggtggaggctagtcagGTGGCGCTCCGGCTAGATTCTCTGCTTTCCTCGCCAGGCTAGAGGCAGTCACCTCTGATGCAACAATCATAGGTACTATTTCTGTCTGTTGTAGGGATGCCTCGGTATTTTTGATCCACGGTCTACTGATGCCTATGTCTCTTCTTTGGATATGAGACCAGAGCggatcttctattgctcgatatggttgatttcaaggttatcttgggcatggactggttgtccccgtaccatgccattcttgattgctATGCCAAGACTcttaccttggcgatgcctgaGTTTCCCAGATTAGGGTGGAGGGGTTCGTCTATTGGTACTTGTAGCCGGGTTATTTCTTTATTGATGGCTCaatatatggtcgagaagggctaTTTGGCCTACTTAGCctttgttcgggatactactgcagagactcccgCGTTAGATTTAGTGCCGGTGCTACGAgatttttctgatgtatttcctgctAATCTATCATGCATGCCGCTGGATAgcgatattgatttcggcattgatttggtgccagaCACCCAATCTATTTCTACTTTGCCTTATCGTATGGCTCCCAAGGAGATGAgagagttaaaggagcagcttcaggagttgcttgagaaggggttcattagacccagtgtgccgccttggggcgcaccggtgttttttgtgaagaataaggatgggaGTATTTGGATGTGCATTAATTactgcagttgaacaaagttaccataaataacaagtacctgttgccacattgatgatttgttcgacCAGTTGGACGATGCCAGGgtgttcttgtcacgacccaactggagggtcatgactagcacccaggccatacttgccgagcaccaacgtacattttatctaaccttccttattatctttaagggccgacaagatcaatataaatagtagacatggatcatgaacatccaataatgaaagataatgtcatgaacatacataacatgggacgacaagactgtcaagaaactatatataaggtacgagctaccatgctgccatgaaagactatacaacaaaaatcagccgacaaggcattctaaaccatacataagttgacacctgtctatgagcctctaaaggaacataagtgctacaacattgccggaacagggccccgacatacccataatgtctataacaaaaatgcataccaagaccacgaaaaatccggagaagggatctcgccaataaccgttgaactggatagcctactgtggtgggggagcttcgtctacctgtctatcaggacctgcagcacgacatgcagcgtccacaaataaaaggacgtcagtacgaataaagtactgagtatgtgaggcaggaaagcataagtaagaacagtaatgtaaacagggatagagaatatacaacctatggcatctgggtacctctgagggctactgacatgaaatacatgatacatacatatatatacataaacttttaaaacatacgcctttgtgggcatcaccatcatcatgtCGTACCCGCCcttaataggctcggtaaaacgtacccggccatcatagggctcggtagaatcgtacccggccacttggagctcggtaaaacccaactgatcagtggttgcacaataggtgccatacccggccgactatagagCGGCTcgatagagtaaaatagatacatatatatgatgtatgctggactcattggaatcacattttgaacctttcggagtgacgtaaggtcggtatccttcgtacacgttattaggattaactcttcaccaagaatcttataagaatcagtaactaccaacaacattaataatataagaataagagaagtaacatcaatatcaatcgtttcataagaagggcagcaatgtaagtactgctagcttctaagagtagagtatctttgggagctcgttcattaaattatatacaatcggagtcatgaaaaagaatgaaggggatagcctcacataccttgtatatactgcccaacctcaagctatgcaaatgtcacgactccttagtctacaataagataaatgacactatcattatcgtttaagcgtcgtaactattatgtatcgaccgcaacctattttacgatgaaacggacagtacctcccctatttatatgacttcccacaagtcaatacaatcaccaaacagcccaaacaacatcattaataatcatattgagcctgcaaaacagtccaccaaccaacaacattactaccaagcctttcgatatatatttcacaagttctagcttcaacgacttagccgcaacttggataatcttaaatatatatagagtaagagttTTCTTACATTTAAACAAAAAGAACCACTCCAATTTGAcgttaattttccacgaaatatccctccaattctgccacaagaacaaggaagcgaaactagcaattaattcaggtttttcggcactagaattactttagaagacttgaaatcacctagggttgatattaaaaactttaaggtgtatttacagaacataaaacacttaaaacaacctctcacactagctggaacaacacaaaaatccgcaacaacaagaagaacaagaaacttactagcgccacgggattcccgacatttgatttgtgttgtttgccctttgtttgggtcttggatcatgagagaaccttgagagactgtttttagggttctaaggtctgaatatactgaaaaataatgacttaaaacggggttgaggtatcatagacaacttttatcgactttgtttcataactcgcttgacttcaagacttatgatacggatattatatgattcaaatacattaaaacatgacctcttgggacaattaatcacctctagtgttacccgaaaatacgggttacaacatccttgattcgtttaacttcaaatacttgttaaccactcttatacacccttgtatcgtttaagaccaataggattaacttcttatcatctcaaagataatctcttcttggatttacgtcgactaacttacggcgtgatctatggtatgcgaatttgggttgtaacaccctctcccccttaggaacattcgtcctcgaatgtaagggtttatggggtgtctaactcattgtggattccgacggagatttccggctgagtttcccctataaaatggacactagccaaacttgcaagcagttaaacctaacctatggccttacaagactatacaaagcattatggatatgtacattatctgcatattaccattttgtattaaaaaaaagagtattcacaagctattgcttacctcatagagccgtttcaccttataatgcgtccttctttcccccggcatcctcgttatcttcactctggaataggtaagggtatttagacttcatctcctcttctgcttcccatgtcatttcttctatattcttgttcctccataatactttcacggaagctacatcctttgttctcagcttgcggacttgtcgatctaatatagccactggcacttcatcatatgatagatcctttgtaacttgtacatctttgatagggatgacccgagaagggtctccaatacatttcctcaacattgatacatggaataccgggtggacaaattccaattcagatggcaattctaactcgtaagcaacctgtccaattcttcgaagaattttgtacggcccaatataccgcggactcaacttaccattcttcccaaaacgcataacacccttcatcggcgagatcttcaggaaaacccaatcaccaacctcaaattccagatcacgatgccggacatcggaataagacttttgcctgctttgcgCCGTCCTTAGttgctcttgtatcactttcaccttctcaatggcttggtgaatcaaatctggcccatataattctgtctctccgacttcgaaccatccaactggtgatctacatctcctttcatacagtgcctcatacggggccattttaatactggaatggtagctattattgtaggcaaattctataagtgcaagatggtcatcccaattccccttgaaatctagaacacatgctcgtagcatatcttcaagcgtctgaatggtacgttcagcctgtccgtcagtttgcggatggaatgcagtgctgagatttacttgtgtgcctaaacccttttgaaaagacctccaaaagttagccgtaaattgagctcctcggtctgatataatagataccggcacaccatgaagcctaacaatctccttgatatacaacttcgcataatcttcagccgtgtaagttgtcttaactggcagaaaatgggcagattttgtaagtcgatcaactatcacccagatggagtcaaacttatgataagagcgaggtaatccaataatgaagtccatattaatcacctcccatttccaggtcggaatctctatattctgaatcaatccactaggtttctgatgctcgatctttacttgttgacaattaggacactgggctacaaattctgcaatagacttcttcatgttatcccaccaatactgctccttaacgtcatgatacatctttgtcgagccaggatggatagaatatcgggactgatgaatctcaatcataatcttctcgcgcaaccctgccacactaggcacacataatcagttctggtatctcagtgtcccatctcctccgatcttgaaagctgtaatcttacactgctgaattccctctctcaatcttactaagctaggatcttcatattgccatgcttttacctcggctaccaaagatgattctgctgtattctgtacaataacacctccgtcatcagagtccaacaatctgattctcatattggccagctggtgaagctctttggtcaacccttgtctacctgcctcaatatgtattaagcttcccattgacttacggctgagagcgtctgccacaacattggctttaccgggatggtacaatatctcgacatcgtagtctttcagtaattcaagccacatacgctgcctcaaattcaactccttctgcttgaagatgtattgtaaactcttgtgatcagtatagatgtcaacatggacgccgtataagtagtgctgccatatcttcaaagcatatattactgtagccaattccaaatcatgagtcgggtaattcttttcatgcttcttcaattgtcttgatgcataagcaatcaccttcccacgttgcatcaatacgcaccccaaacctatacctgaggcatcacaatataccacataaccttctgttccttctgggagagtgagcactggcgcggatgtcaatcgattctttagctcctgaaaactatgttcacaagcatcagaccactagaacttggtagctttctgtgttaacttagtcaatggtgctgatatagaggaaaacccttctacaaactgcctataatatcctgctagccccaggaagctgcggacttctgacggtgttgtaggtctcggccaattcttcactgcatcgatcttctgagtgtcgacactaataccctcatcagatatcacatggccaaggaatgctactgagttcagccagaattcacatttagagagcttagcatataacttatgatcctgaagggtctgtaatactatccgcaagtggcccgcatgttccgcctccgaacgagaatacaccagaatgtcatcaatgaatacgatcacgaacacatcaagatagggcctgaatacactattcatgagatccataaaagctgctggggcatttgttagcccgaacgacatcaccaagaactcaaaatgcccatatcttgtccggaaggccgtctttggaatatccttctccttaaccctcacctgatgataccctgaacgcaagtcaatcttggagaaatacttggcaccctggagttggtcaaacaggtcatcaattcttggaagtggatacttgttctttattgtaaacttattcaactgtcgataatcgatacacatccttaacgacccatctttcttccgcacgaacaagactggcgcaccccaaggtgaagtgctaggcctaatgaaacccttatccagcaagtccttcaactgtgccttcaactctcgcaactctgccggggccatcctgtatggagggatagagatcggttgagtgtcaggcaatgcatcaatgctaaactcaatctccctttcaggaggaaggcctgggagttcatctgggaaaacatctggaaattcattgaccacggggattaattgtagagtaggcggcttcgcctccgcatccctaacgcgaacaagatgataaatgtaaccttttgagatcatcttccttgccttaagataggaaataaacctacctttcggcgtagcaatgttccccttccattcaatggcgggttcacaaggaaactgaaacctaaccatcttcgtacgacagtcaacatttgcatagcatgaggccaaccagtccattcccattatcacatcgaaatcaaccatttctaactcaaataaatttgccgaggtttgacgactacaaatcatcacagtgcaacctttatatacccttctagcaatcacagaatctcctatcggagtggataccgcaagtggtttacttatcaattcaggttcaatgccaaacttattagccacaaagggtgtaacatatgataaggtagatcctggatcaattagcgcatatacatcataagaaaacacagacaatatacctgtaacaacatccggagataactcgagatcttgtcgacctactagagcataggttcgattttgagcaccactcgaactcggcactgaacctctacctctaccatgaCCTATCGACTGTTGAAAGCCTTGTGCTGGTGGttgaactgatgaggaagaaccagacacagatccagtcggctgagccataccaccacctcccatgttaggacaatcccgcatcatatggccaggctgtctgcaagaatagcacgcatcggaacctcgacggcacagtccaaagtgggccttgccgcactgatcacaacgaggtgttgggggtcttgtctgactagtatctctatgaaattgtgatcctgatgccctcaaactctgacctgaaccagaataggtaaatcgatcataccgaggcctctgaaactgtggaggagcactagctataggtggcgccgaactcctcgaagattggggcctgatactacctctgaactcatcagaataccctgcaaatctcgccctcttatgctggcccctatcctgctccctatctgccctttgctggcgcttacgatcctctagggtctgggcataagcctgaatacgggaaatatcaatgccctctaccaaggaggctgttgtgcactcatttatcagatgtggtcccaacccgttcacgaatagatgcaccctatcactcatctcggccaccatatggggagcataccttgctaaagaatcaaactgtatactatactctcgtacactcatattaccctgtcaaaggtttaagaacttatcagctctagctcgtcgtatctgaactagcaagtagtgacgaagaaaggcctcagaaaattccttccacacggctggaggagcgttcggacccctagatctctcccaactatcataccagaaaaccgctaaatcccgtaaccgataagaagccaactctactgcctctgtatcactagcatgcataacccgcaatgtatgatgaacctgatcaataaatgtttgtggttccttcttggggtctgatccggtaaacactggagggtctagattaataaaatcacgaactctcgcactaaccggtttatcagcagcaccgataTTCTGCCTCtaagcctgagcagctaccaagctagtcaacaattgcaccacACTGtgcatatcatggtctgtagtgccatacggaggaactggatgtactgggttcctcctaatatcctctggaggagatggagaggtatgagacggcatctcactctgagcctcactttggcctgctctggctggaggcacctgaatgttaccctctcccacagctgtatcaaaccgtttactaatcgcttgcttcctagtcgaaggcatcgctgaaagaaaacaaggtgattattagatatgaacacttacgactcaactctacgcacgatctagatttaggaagaaggtaacaaccctagatgtcatgtagcctcctgattataaatgtggcgcgctacacatccataatcaaaactctactagacacggctcatagacaacccctaggacagacttgctctgataccaagtttgtcacgacccaactggagggtcatgactagcacccgggccatacttgccgagcaccaacgtacattttatctaaccttccttattatctttaagggccgacaagatcaatataaatagtagacatggatcatgaacatccaacaatgaaagataatgtcatgaacatacataacatgggacgacaagactgtcaagaaactatatataaggtacgagctaccatgctgccatgaaagactatacaacaaaaatcaaccgacaagcattctaaaccatacataagtcgacacctgtctatgagcctctaaaggaacataagtgctacaacattgccggatcagggccccgacatacccataatgtctataacaaaaatgcataccaagaccacggcaaatccggagaagggatctcgccaataaccgctgaagtggacagcctactgtggtgggggagctgcgtctacctgtctatcaggacctgcagcacaacatgcagcgtccacaaataaaaaggacgtcagtacgaataaagtactgagtatgtgaggcaggaaagcataagtaagaacagtaatgtaaacagggatggAGAATATataacctgtgacatctgggtacctctgagggctactgatatgaaatacatgatacatacatatatatatacataaacttttaaaacatacgtctttgtgggcatcaccatcatcatatcgtacccggccgtaataggctcggtaaaacgtacccggccatcatagggctcggtagaatcgtacctggccacgtggagctcggtaaaatccaacttatcagtggttgcacaataggtgccatacccggccgactaaagcatggctcggtagagtaaaatagatacatatatatgatgcatgctggactcattggaatcacattttgaacctttcagagtgatgtaaggtcggtatccttcgtacacgttattaggattaactcttcatcaagaatattataagaatcaggaactaccaacaacattgataatataagaataagagaagtaacatcaatatcaatcgtttcataagaagggcagcaatgtaagtactgctagcttctaagagtagagtatctttgggagctcgttcattaaattatgtacaatcggagtcatgcaaaagaatgaaggggatagcctcacataccttgtatatactgcccaacctcaagctatgcaaatgtcacgactccttagtctacaataagacaaatgacactatcattatcgtttaagcgtcgtaactattatgtatcgaccgcaacctattttacgatgaaacggacagcacatcccctatttatatgacttcccacaagtcaatacaatcaccaaacagcccaaacaacatcattaataatcatactgagcctccaaaacagtccaccaaccaacaacattactaccaagcctttcgatatatatttcacaagttctagctttaacgacttagccgcaacttggataatcttaaatatatatatagagtaagaggttccttacctttaaatagaaagaacaactccaatttgacgttaattttccacgaaatatccctctaattctgccacaagaacaaggaagcgaaactagcaattaattcgggtttttcggcactagaattactttagaagacttgaaatcacctagggtttatattaaaaactttaaggtgtatttacagaacataaaacacttaaaacaacctcccacactagctggaacaacacaaaaatcagcaacaacaagaagaacaagaaacttactagcgccacgggattcccgacatttgatttgtgttgtttgccctttgtttgggtcttggatcatgagagaaccttgagagactgtttttagggttctaaggtctgaatatactgaaaaataatgacttaaaacggggttgatgtatcatatatatatccatatgtcttaaaccgcctatgtgggccccatagagagctgtttggcgcactctcgcaaaaatgcaattatctctctattccgagatcgtatcgacaaactgtttaatgtgttggaaactagactcatagatcttcaatttgggtatatcaccccataattccatgtacattgggagaaaaatgtagtaacatttgacctaaagtttaagtaaaattataaacgtaagttgcgacaacttttatcaacttttgtttcataactcgcttgacttcaagacttatgatacggatattatatgattcaaatacattaaaacatgacctcttgggacaattaatcacctctagtgttacccgaaaatacgggttacaacatccttgattcgtttaacttcaaatacttgttaaccactcttatacacccttgtatcgtttaagaccaataggattaacttcttatcatctcaaagataatctcttcttggatttacgtcgactaacttacggcgtgatctatggtatgcgaatttgggttgtaacaccctctcccccttaggaacattcgtcctcgaatgtaaatGCTTCGGATATTTTGAAGACAATTTTCTGTAATAGATATGTCcactatgagtttttagtgatgtcctttggcttgactaacaaCCCGGCGACGTTTATGTATTGGATGAGCCGCGTGTTCATGCCAAATCTCGactcatttttcattttcttctttgatgacatattgatctattCGCGTAGAATgtaggagcacgagcagcacttgaggttagtgcttcagaccttgcgggaacataaGCTTTATGGCAAGTTCTCCAGGTGCGAGTTGTGGTTGGATTTTgtggctttcttggggcatgttgtattagttgagggtattaaggtggatccaagaAAGATTGTGGCAGtctagagttggcctcgtcctaccacagtgaccgagatcaggagtttcttggaaTTAACatgttattatcatcggttcgtagagggcttctcatctattgtagtGACCTTAAatagattgacccataagggtgctccgcttatatggtccaatgattgcgaggtgagctttcagaagctccagactgctttgactacatcactggtgttagtgttgccctcTGGtccagggatgtatactgtgtattgcgatacttcacgtgttggcttgggttgtgtgttgatgcaggaggggcaagttattgcatatgctt
Encoded proteins:
- the LOC138907921 gene encoding uncharacterized protein, whose product is MVDFKVILGMDWLSPYHAILDCYAKTLTLAMPEFPRLGWRGSSIGTCSRVISLLMAQYMVEKGYLAYLAFVRDTTAETPALDLVPVLRDFSDVFPANLSCMPLDSDIDFGIDLVPDTQSISTLPYRMAPKEMRELKEQLQELLEKGFIRPSVPPWGAPVFFVKNKDGSIWMCINYCS